The following proteins come from a genomic window of Falco cherrug isolate bFalChe1 chromosome Z, bFalChe1.pri, whole genome shotgun sequence:
- the PPIP5K2 gene encoding inositol hexakisphosphate and diphosphoinositol-pentakisphosphate kinase 2 isoform X2, protein MSVSATENDPPRFFVGGEDGEGLLDSARSADYEHFYDHGEEEEEEYDSPPERQIAVGICSMAKKSKSKPMKEILERLSMFKYITVVIFEEDVILNEPVENWPLCDCLISFHSKGFPLDKAVAYAKLRNPFIINDLNMQYHIQDRREVYGILKAEGILLPRYAVLNRDPNNPQECNLIEGEDHVEVNGEIFQKPFVEKPVSAEDHNVYIYYPTSAGGGSQRLFRKIGSRSSVYSPESSVRKTGSYIYEEFMPTDGTDVKVYTVGPDYAHAEARKSPALDGKVERDSEGKEVRYPVILNAREKLIAWKVCLAFKQTVCGFDLLRANGQSYVCDVNGFSFVKNSMKYYDDCAKILGNIIMRELAPQFQIPWSIPLEAEDIPIVPTTSGTMMELRCVIAVIRHGDRTPKQKMKMEVKHQRFFDLFEKCDGYKSGKLKLKKPKQLQAMLDIARQLLVELGQNNDSEIEESKAKLEQLKTVLEMYGHFSGINRKVQLTYLPHGCPKTSSEEEDNRRNEPSLLLVLKWGGELTPAGRVQAEELGRAFRCMYPGGQGDYAGFPGCGLLRLHSTYRHDLKIYASDEGRVQMTAAAFAKGLLALEGELTPILVQMVKSANMNGLLDSDSDSLSSCQHRVKARLHEILQRDREFTADDYDKLTPSGSISLIKSMQVIKNPVKTCDKVYSLIQSLTSQIRQRMEDPKSADIQLYHSETLELMLRRWAKLEKDFKTKNGRYDISKIPDIYDCIKYDVQHNGSLKLENTMELYRLSKALADIVIPQEYGISKAEKLEIAKGYCTPLVRKIRSDLQRTQDDDTVNKLHPLYSRGVMSPERHVRTRLYFTSESHVHSLLSTLRYGALCDESKDEQWKRAMDYLNVVNELNYMTQIVIMLYEDPNKELSSEERFHVELHFSPGAKGCEEDKNLPAGYGYRPASRENEGSRKTSHRNDSDEEAHAPKRDEADRSVVMFKPMVSDPIHIHRKSPLPRSRKIGSVEEESPLSVSSPECIGTWLHYTSGVGTGRRRRRSGEQITSSPVSPKSLAFTSSIFGSWQQVLSESNSNLRTPRTILEQKQSGLGSHCAGLFSTSVLGGSSSAPNLQDYARTHRKKLTSSGFIDGFELYSMVPSICPLETLHNSLSLKQVDEFLASVAAPSRENPQETSSPTYMIPLSGRKISLNTYTPAKIQPTPLETLPERLAIEKPSLSAPGSFVSNVKLSLEEVSLDVEFSGETLSEKD, encoded by the exons CCACCAGAAAGACAAATCGCAGTTGGGATTTGTTCAATGGCGAAGAAATCTAAGTCCAAACCAATGAAAGAAATTCTTGAACGCCTCTCCATGTTTAAGTACATTACTGTGGTAATATTTGAAGAGGATGTTATTTTGAATGAGCCAGTAGAAAACTGGCCTTTATGTGACTgtctcatttcttttcattctaaAG GATTTCCACTGGACAAAGCAGTTGCCTATGCAAAACTCAGGAATCCATTCATAATCAATGACTTGAATATGCAGTATCACATACAAGATAG GAGAGAAGTATATGGCATTCTTAAAGCTGAAGGCATTTTACTTCCTCGCTATGCAGTTCTGAACCGTGATCCAAACAATCCCCAGG AATGCAACTTGATTGAAGGAGAAGATCATGTGGAAGTGAATGGAGAAATCTTCCAAAAGCCTTTTGTAGAAAAGCCAGTTAGTGCTGAGGACCACAATGTTTACATTTATTATCCAACATCTGCTGGGGGTGGAAGCCAGAGGCTCTTTCGAAAG attggcagcagaagcagtgtTTATTCTCCTGAAAGCAGTGTGAGAAAAACAGGCTCCTATATTTATGAGGAATTCATGCCTACAGATGGCACTGATGTGAAG GTGTACACAGTAGGTCCAGACTATGCTCATGCTGAAGCACGGAAGTCTCCAGCATTGGATGGCAAAGTAGAACGAGacagtgaaggaaaagaagtgaGGTATCCAGTCATCCTGAATGCAAGAGAGAAGTTAATTGCTTGGAAAGTATGCCTTGCCTTTAAA CAAACAGTTTGTGGCTTTGATTTGCTGCGTGCTAATGGACAGTCCTATGTCTGTGATGTGAATGGCTTCAGTTTTGTGAAAAATTCCATGAAATACTATGATGATTGTGCTAAGATACTGGG AAATATCATAATGAGAGAACTTGCTCCCCAGTTTCAGATACCATGGTCGATTCCCCTGGAAGCTGAAGACATCCCTATTGTGCCAACTACCTCTGGAACAAT GATGGAGCTTAGATGTGTTATAGCTGTAATACGCCATGGGGACcgaacaccaaaacaaaaaatgaaaatggaagtaaaacATCAGAG ATTTTTTGATCTCTTTGAAAAATGCGATGGATATAAATCTGGaaaactaaaactgaaaaaaccaaaacagttgCAGGCAa TGCTTGATATAGCAAGGCAACTCCTTGTAGAACTTGGGCAAAACAATGATTCTGAAATTGaagaaagtaaagcaaaactTGAACAGCTAAAGACTGTATTAGAAAT GTATGGGCATTTTTCAGGCATAAACCGCAAAGTTCAGCTAACATATCTTCCTCATGGTTGCCCAAAGACTTCCAGTGAAGAGGAAG ATAATAGAAGAAATGAGCCATCCCTGCTTCTGGTTCTgaaatggggaggagaattgacTCCTGCAGGCAGGGTTCAAGCAGAGGAGCTTGGAAGGGCTTTCAGGTGTATGTATCCAGGTGgacaag GAGATTATGCTGGATTTCCTGGATGTGGTTTACTTAGATTACATAGCACTTACCGACACGATCTCAAAATCTACGCTTCTGATGAAGGACGAGTTCAGAtgactgcagcagcttttgctaAG GGACTACTGGCCTTAGAGGGAGAACTGACTCCTATTCTTGTCCAGATGGTGAAAAGTGCTAATATGAATGGTCTTTTGGACAGTGACAGTGATTCTTTAAGCAGCTGTCAGCATCGCGTTAAAGCAAGACTCCATGAAATTCTCCAGCGAGACAGAGAATTTACTGCTGATGACTATGATAAG CTTACTCCATCTGGAAGCATCTCATTGATAAAATCAATGCAGGTTATTAAAAATCCTGTAAAGACATGTGACAAGGTCTATTCCTTGATCCAGAGCTTGACTTCTCAGATCAGGCAAAGAATGGAAGATCCAAAGTCTGCAG ATATTCAGCTGTACCACAGTGAAACCCTTGAACTGATGCTGCGTAGGTGGGCCAAGCtggaaaaagactttaaaacaaaaaatggaagaTACGATATTAGCAAAATTCCTGATATTTACGACTGTATAAAATATGATGTGCAGCACAATGGCTccttaaaattagaaaacacAATGGAATTATACAGGCTTTCAAAGGCTTTAGCTGACATTGTGATCCCTCAG GAGTATGGTATTTCTAAGGCTGAGAAACTAGAGATTGCCAAAGGTTACTGTACTCCCCTCGTTAGAAAAATCCGTTCTGACCTTCAGAGAACTCAAGATGATGATACTGTAAATAAGCTCCACCCTCT ttacTCCAGGGGTGTTATGTCCCCTGAACGCCATGTTCGTACACGGCTGTATTTCACCAGCGAGAGTCATGTCCACTCCCTGTTGTCCACCCTTCGTTATGGTGCCTTATGTGAT GAATCAAAAGATGAACAATGGAAACGAGCTATGGATTATTTAAATGTTGTCAATGAACTGAATTACATGACACAGATTGTTATCATGCTTTATGAGGATCCAAACAAG GAACTTTCTTCAGAAGAACGTTTTCATGTAGAGCTACACTTTAGTCCAGGAGCCAAAGGCTGTGAGGAAGATAAAAATTTACCAGCTGGATATGGATACAGACCTGCCTCCAGAGAG AATGAAGGCTCAAGGAAAACCTCTCACAGAAATGATAGTGATGAGGAGGCACACGCTCCTAAGAGAGATGAAGCAGATCGGTCAGTAGTGATGTTCAAGCCAATGGTTTCAGACCCAATTCACATACACAGAAAGTCACCCCTTCCAAGATCCAGGAAGATTGGTTCTGTTGAA GAAGAGAGCCCCCTGAGTGTGTCTAGCCCAGAGTGTATTGGTACCTGGCTGCATTACACCAGTGGTGTGGGTACTGGGCGTCGAAGACGCAGATCAGGGGAACAAATCACTTCTTCCCCTGTCTCCCCTAAATCATTGGCTTTCACATCCAGTATTTTTGGCTCATGGCAACAG GTCCTATCAGAAAGCAATAGTAACTTAAGAACACCGAGAACTATTCTGGAACAAAAGCAGAGTGGTCTAG GGTCTCACTGTGCGGGCCTGTTTAGCACCTCAGTGCTCGGGGGTTCTTCAAGTGCACCTAACCTACAGGATTATGCTCGTACTCATCGTAAAAAGCTGACTTCTTCTGGCTTCATAGATG ggttTGAACTATATTCCATGGTGCCTTCTATTTGCCCTTTGGAAACGCTACACAACTCCTTGTCTCTGAAGCAGGTGGATGAATTTCTTGCATCTGTTGCTGCTCCATCAAGGGAAAATCCACAGGAGACAT CTTCTCCAACTTACATGATTCCActgtcaggaagaaaaatttctttaaatacatataCCCCTGCAAAAATTCAACCAACACCACTTGAAACTTTGCCTGAAAGGCTAGCAATAGAGAAACCATCCTTAT CTGCCCCTGGGTCTTTCGTTTCTAATGTTAAGCTGTCTCTTGAAGAGGTCTCACTAGATGTAGAATTTAGTGGTGAAACTCTTTCGGAAAAGGATTGA
- the PPIP5K2 gene encoding inositol hexakisphosphate and diphosphoinositol-pentakisphosphate kinase 2 isoform X4 — MSVSATENDPPRFFVGGEDGEGLLDSARSADYEHFYDHGEEEEEEYDSPPERQIAVGICSMAKKSKSKPMKEILERLSMFKYITVVIFEEDVILNEPVENWPLCDCLISFHSKGFPLDKAVAYAKLRNPFIINDLNMQYHIQDRREVYGILKAEGILLPRYAVLNRDPNNPQECNLIEGEDHVEVNGEIFQKPFVEKPVSAEDHNVYIYYPTSAGGGSQRLFRKIGSRSSVYSPESSVRKTGSYIYEEFMPTDGTDVKVYTVGPDYAHAEARKSPALDGKVERDSEGKEVRYPVILNAREKLIAWKVCLAFKQTVCGFDLLRANGQSYVCDVNGFSFVKNSMKYYDDCAKILGNIIMRELAPQFQIPWSIPLEAEDIPIVPTTSGTMMELRCVIAVIRHGDRTPKQKMKMEVKHQRFFDLFEKCDGYKSGKLKLKKPKQLQAMLDIARQLLVELGQNNDSEIEESKAKLEQLKTVLEMYGHFSGINRKVQLTYLPHGCPKTSSEEEDNRRNEPSLLLVLKWGGELTPAGRVQAEELGRAFRCMYPGGQGDYAGFPGCGLLRLHSTYRHDLKIYASDEGRVQMTAAAFAKGLLALEGELTPILVQMVKSANMNGLLDSDSDSLSSCQHRVKARLHEILQRDREFTADDYDKLTPSGSISLIKSMQVIKNPVKTCDKVYSLIQSLTSQIRQRMEDPKSADIQLYHSETLELMLRRWAKLEKDFKTKNGRYDISKIPDIYDCIKYDVQHNGSLKLENTMELYRLSKALADIVIPQEYGISKAEKLEIAKGYCTPLVRKIRSDLQRTQDDDTVNKLHPLYSRGVMSPERHVRTRLYFTSESHVHSLLSTLRYGALCDESKDEQWKRAMDYLNVVNELNYMTQIVIMLYEDPNKELSSEERFHVELHFSPGAKGCEEDKNLPAGYGYRPASRENEGSRKTSHRNDSDEEAHAPKRDEADRSVVMFKPMVSDPIHIHRKSPLPRSRKIGSVEEESPLSVSSPECIGTWLHYTSGVGTGRRRRRSGEQITSSPVSPKSLAFTSSIFGSWQQVLSESNSNLRTPRTILEQKQSGLGSHCAGLFSTSVLGGSSSAPNLQDYARTHRKKLTSSGFIDDTTRGSAVKRFSISFARHPTNGFELYSMVPSICPLETLHNSLSLKQVDEFLASVAAPSRENPQETCTDFSFFSNLHDSTVRKKNFFKYIYPCKNSTNTT; from the exons CCACCAGAAAGACAAATCGCAGTTGGGATTTGTTCAATGGCGAAGAAATCTAAGTCCAAACCAATGAAAGAAATTCTTGAACGCCTCTCCATGTTTAAGTACATTACTGTGGTAATATTTGAAGAGGATGTTATTTTGAATGAGCCAGTAGAAAACTGGCCTTTATGTGACTgtctcatttcttttcattctaaAG GATTTCCACTGGACAAAGCAGTTGCCTATGCAAAACTCAGGAATCCATTCATAATCAATGACTTGAATATGCAGTATCACATACAAGATAG GAGAGAAGTATATGGCATTCTTAAAGCTGAAGGCATTTTACTTCCTCGCTATGCAGTTCTGAACCGTGATCCAAACAATCCCCAGG AATGCAACTTGATTGAAGGAGAAGATCATGTGGAAGTGAATGGAGAAATCTTCCAAAAGCCTTTTGTAGAAAAGCCAGTTAGTGCTGAGGACCACAATGTTTACATTTATTATCCAACATCTGCTGGGGGTGGAAGCCAGAGGCTCTTTCGAAAG attggcagcagaagcagtgtTTATTCTCCTGAAAGCAGTGTGAGAAAAACAGGCTCCTATATTTATGAGGAATTCATGCCTACAGATGGCACTGATGTGAAG GTGTACACAGTAGGTCCAGACTATGCTCATGCTGAAGCACGGAAGTCTCCAGCATTGGATGGCAAAGTAGAACGAGacagtgaaggaaaagaagtgaGGTATCCAGTCATCCTGAATGCAAGAGAGAAGTTAATTGCTTGGAAAGTATGCCTTGCCTTTAAA CAAACAGTTTGTGGCTTTGATTTGCTGCGTGCTAATGGACAGTCCTATGTCTGTGATGTGAATGGCTTCAGTTTTGTGAAAAATTCCATGAAATACTATGATGATTGTGCTAAGATACTGGG AAATATCATAATGAGAGAACTTGCTCCCCAGTTTCAGATACCATGGTCGATTCCCCTGGAAGCTGAAGACATCCCTATTGTGCCAACTACCTCTGGAACAAT GATGGAGCTTAGATGTGTTATAGCTGTAATACGCCATGGGGACcgaacaccaaaacaaaaaatgaaaatggaagtaaaacATCAGAG ATTTTTTGATCTCTTTGAAAAATGCGATGGATATAAATCTGGaaaactaaaactgaaaaaaccaaaacagttgCAGGCAa TGCTTGATATAGCAAGGCAACTCCTTGTAGAACTTGGGCAAAACAATGATTCTGAAATTGaagaaagtaaagcaaaactTGAACAGCTAAAGACTGTATTAGAAAT GTATGGGCATTTTTCAGGCATAAACCGCAAAGTTCAGCTAACATATCTTCCTCATGGTTGCCCAAAGACTTCCAGTGAAGAGGAAG ATAATAGAAGAAATGAGCCATCCCTGCTTCTGGTTCTgaaatggggaggagaattgacTCCTGCAGGCAGGGTTCAAGCAGAGGAGCTTGGAAGGGCTTTCAGGTGTATGTATCCAGGTGgacaag GAGATTATGCTGGATTTCCTGGATGTGGTTTACTTAGATTACATAGCACTTACCGACACGATCTCAAAATCTACGCTTCTGATGAAGGACGAGTTCAGAtgactgcagcagcttttgctaAG GGACTACTGGCCTTAGAGGGAGAACTGACTCCTATTCTTGTCCAGATGGTGAAAAGTGCTAATATGAATGGTCTTTTGGACAGTGACAGTGATTCTTTAAGCAGCTGTCAGCATCGCGTTAAAGCAAGACTCCATGAAATTCTCCAGCGAGACAGAGAATTTACTGCTGATGACTATGATAAG CTTACTCCATCTGGAAGCATCTCATTGATAAAATCAATGCAGGTTATTAAAAATCCTGTAAAGACATGTGACAAGGTCTATTCCTTGATCCAGAGCTTGACTTCTCAGATCAGGCAAAGAATGGAAGATCCAAAGTCTGCAG ATATTCAGCTGTACCACAGTGAAACCCTTGAACTGATGCTGCGTAGGTGGGCCAAGCtggaaaaagactttaaaacaaaaaatggaagaTACGATATTAGCAAAATTCCTGATATTTACGACTGTATAAAATATGATGTGCAGCACAATGGCTccttaaaattagaaaacacAATGGAATTATACAGGCTTTCAAAGGCTTTAGCTGACATTGTGATCCCTCAG GAGTATGGTATTTCTAAGGCTGAGAAACTAGAGATTGCCAAAGGTTACTGTACTCCCCTCGTTAGAAAAATCCGTTCTGACCTTCAGAGAACTCAAGATGATGATACTGTAAATAAGCTCCACCCTCT ttacTCCAGGGGTGTTATGTCCCCTGAACGCCATGTTCGTACACGGCTGTATTTCACCAGCGAGAGTCATGTCCACTCCCTGTTGTCCACCCTTCGTTATGGTGCCTTATGTGAT GAATCAAAAGATGAACAATGGAAACGAGCTATGGATTATTTAAATGTTGTCAATGAACTGAATTACATGACACAGATTGTTATCATGCTTTATGAGGATCCAAACAAG GAACTTTCTTCAGAAGAACGTTTTCATGTAGAGCTACACTTTAGTCCAGGAGCCAAAGGCTGTGAGGAAGATAAAAATTTACCAGCTGGATATGGATACAGACCTGCCTCCAGAGAG AATGAAGGCTCAAGGAAAACCTCTCACAGAAATGATAGTGATGAGGAGGCACACGCTCCTAAGAGAGATGAAGCAGATCGGTCAGTAGTGATGTTCAAGCCAATGGTTTCAGACCCAATTCACATACACAGAAAGTCACCCCTTCCAAGATCCAGGAAGATTGGTTCTGTTGAA GAAGAGAGCCCCCTGAGTGTGTCTAGCCCAGAGTGTATTGGTACCTGGCTGCATTACACCAGTGGTGTGGGTACTGGGCGTCGAAGACGCAGATCAGGGGAACAAATCACTTCTTCCCCTGTCTCCCCTAAATCATTGGCTTTCACATCCAGTATTTTTGGCTCATGGCAACAG GTCCTATCAGAAAGCAATAGTAACTTAAGAACACCGAGAACTATTCTGGAACAAAAGCAGAGTGGTCTAG GGTCTCACTGTGCGGGCCTGTTTAGCACCTCAGTGCTCGGGGGTTCTTCAAGTGCACCTAACCTACAGGATTATGCTCGTACTCATCGTAAAAAGCTGACTTCTTCTGGCTTCATAGATG acACCACACGCGGTTCTGCTGTTAAAAGGTTTTCTATCTCATTTGCTCGACACCCAACCAATG ggttTGAACTATATTCCATGGTGCCTTCTATTTGCCCTTTGGAAACGCTACACAACTCCTTGTCTCTGAAGCAGGTGGATGAATTTCTTGCATCTGTTGCTGCTCCATCAAGGGAAAATCCACAGGAGACATGTACTGATTTTagttt CTTCTCCAACTTACATGATTCCActgtcaggaagaaaaatttctttaaatacatataCCCCTGCAAAAATTCAACCAACACCACTTGA
- the PPIP5K2 gene encoding inositol hexakisphosphate and diphosphoinositol-pentakisphosphate kinase 2 isoform X6, with translation MSVSATENDPPRFFVGGEDGEGLLDSARSADYEHFYDHGEEEEEEYDSPPERQIAVGICSMAKKSKSKPMKEILERLSMFKYITVVIFEEDVILNEPVENWPLCDCLISFHSKGFPLDKAVAYAKLRNPFIINDLNMQYHIQDRREVYGILKAEGILLPRYAVLNRDPNNPQECNLIEGEDHVEVNGEIFQKPFVEKPVSAEDHNVYIYYPTSAGGGSQRLFRKIGSRSSVYSPESSVRKTGSYIYEEFMPTDGTDVKVYTVGPDYAHAEARKSPALDGKVERDSEGKEVRYPVILNAREKLIAWKVCLAFKQTVCGFDLLRANGQSYVCDVNGFSFVKNSMKYYDDCAKILGNIIMRELAPQFQIPWSIPLEAEDIPIVPTTSGTMMELRCVIAVIRHGDRTPKQKMKMEVKHQRFFDLFEKCDGYKSGKLKLKKPKQLQAMLDIARQLLVELGQNNDSEIEESKAKLEQLKTVLEMYGHFSGINRKVQLTYLPHGCPKTSSEEEDNRRNEPSLLLVLKWGGELTPAGRVQAEELGRAFRCMYPGGQGDYAGFPGCGLLRLHSTYRHDLKIYASDEGRVQMTAAAFAKGLLALEGELTPILVQMVKSANMNGLLDSDSDSLSSCQHRVKARLHEILQRDREFTADDYDKLTPSGSISLIKSMQVIKNPVKTCDKVYSLIQSLTSQIRQRMEDPKSADIQLYHSETLELMLRRWAKLEKDFKTKNGRYDISKIPDIYDCIKYDVQHNGSLKLENTMELYRLSKALADIVIPQEYGISKAEKLEIAKGYCTPLVRKIRSDLQRTQDDDTVNKLHPLYSRGVMSPERHVRTRLYFTSESHVHSLLSTLRYGALCDESKDEQWKRAMDYLNVVNELNYMTQIVIMLYEDPNKELSSEERFHVELHFSPGAKGCEEDKNLPAGYGYRPASRENEGSRKTSHRNDSDEEAHAPKRDEADRSVVMFKPMVSDPIHIHRKSPLPRSRKIGSVEVLSESNSNLRTPRTILEQKQSGLGSHCAGLFSTSVLGGSSSAPNLQDYARTHRKKLTSSGFIDDTTRGSAVKRFSISFARHPTNGFELYSMVPSICPLETLHNSLSLKQVDEFLASVAAPSRENPQETSSPTYMIPLSGRKISLNTYTPAKIQPTPLETLPERLAIEKPSLSAPGSFVSNVKLSLEEVSLDVEFSGETLSEKD, from the exons CCACCAGAAAGACAAATCGCAGTTGGGATTTGTTCAATGGCGAAGAAATCTAAGTCCAAACCAATGAAAGAAATTCTTGAACGCCTCTCCATGTTTAAGTACATTACTGTGGTAATATTTGAAGAGGATGTTATTTTGAATGAGCCAGTAGAAAACTGGCCTTTATGTGACTgtctcatttcttttcattctaaAG GATTTCCACTGGACAAAGCAGTTGCCTATGCAAAACTCAGGAATCCATTCATAATCAATGACTTGAATATGCAGTATCACATACAAGATAG GAGAGAAGTATATGGCATTCTTAAAGCTGAAGGCATTTTACTTCCTCGCTATGCAGTTCTGAACCGTGATCCAAACAATCCCCAGG AATGCAACTTGATTGAAGGAGAAGATCATGTGGAAGTGAATGGAGAAATCTTCCAAAAGCCTTTTGTAGAAAAGCCAGTTAGTGCTGAGGACCACAATGTTTACATTTATTATCCAACATCTGCTGGGGGTGGAAGCCAGAGGCTCTTTCGAAAG attggcagcagaagcagtgtTTATTCTCCTGAAAGCAGTGTGAGAAAAACAGGCTCCTATATTTATGAGGAATTCATGCCTACAGATGGCACTGATGTGAAG GTGTACACAGTAGGTCCAGACTATGCTCATGCTGAAGCACGGAAGTCTCCAGCATTGGATGGCAAAGTAGAACGAGacagtgaaggaaaagaagtgaGGTATCCAGTCATCCTGAATGCAAGAGAGAAGTTAATTGCTTGGAAAGTATGCCTTGCCTTTAAA CAAACAGTTTGTGGCTTTGATTTGCTGCGTGCTAATGGACAGTCCTATGTCTGTGATGTGAATGGCTTCAGTTTTGTGAAAAATTCCATGAAATACTATGATGATTGTGCTAAGATACTGGG AAATATCATAATGAGAGAACTTGCTCCCCAGTTTCAGATACCATGGTCGATTCCCCTGGAAGCTGAAGACATCCCTATTGTGCCAACTACCTCTGGAACAAT GATGGAGCTTAGATGTGTTATAGCTGTAATACGCCATGGGGACcgaacaccaaaacaaaaaatgaaaatggaagtaaaacATCAGAG ATTTTTTGATCTCTTTGAAAAATGCGATGGATATAAATCTGGaaaactaaaactgaaaaaaccaaaacagttgCAGGCAa TGCTTGATATAGCAAGGCAACTCCTTGTAGAACTTGGGCAAAACAATGATTCTGAAATTGaagaaagtaaagcaaaactTGAACAGCTAAAGACTGTATTAGAAAT GTATGGGCATTTTTCAGGCATAAACCGCAAAGTTCAGCTAACATATCTTCCTCATGGTTGCCCAAAGACTTCCAGTGAAGAGGAAG ATAATAGAAGAAATGAGCCATCCCTGCTTCTGGTTCTgaaatggggaggagaattgacTCCTGCAGGCAGGGTTCAAGCAGAGGAGCTTGGAAGGGCTTTCAGGTGTATGTATCCAGGTGgacaag GAGATTATGCTGGATTTCCTGGATGTGGTTTACTTAGATTACATAGCACTTACCGACACGATCTCAAAATCTACGCTTCTGATGAAGGACGAGTTCAGAtgactgcagcagcttttgctaAG GGACTACTGGCCTTAGAGGGAGAACTGACTCCTATTCTTGTCCAGATGGTGAAAAGTGCTAATATGAATGGTCTTTTGGACAGTGACAGTGATTCTTTAAGCAGCTGTCAGCATCGCGTTAAAGCAAGACTCCATGAAATTCTCCAGCGAGACAGAGAATTTACTGCTGATGACTATGATAAG CTTACTCCATCTGGAAGCATCTCATTGATAAAATCAATGCAGGTTATTAAAAATCCTGTAAAGACATGTGACAAGGTCTATTCCTTGATCCAGAGCTTGACTTCTCAGATCAGGCAAAGAATGGAAGATCCAAAGTCTGCAG ATATTCAGCTGTACCACAGTGAAACCCTTGAACTGATGCTGCGTAGGTGGGCCAAGCtggaaaaagactttaaaacaaaaaatggaagaTACGATATTAGCAAAATTCCTGATATTTACGACTGTATAAAATATGATGTGCAGCACAATGGCTccttaaaattagaaaacacAATGGAATTATACAGGCTTTCAAAGGCTTTAGCTGACATTGTGATCCCTCAG GAGTATGGTATTTCTAAGGCTGAGAAACTAGAGATTGCCAAAGGTTACTGTACTCCCCTCGTTAGAAAAATCCGTTCTGACCTTCAGAGAACTCAAGATGATGATACTGTAAATAAGCTCCACCCTCT ttacTCCAGGGGTGTTATGTCCCCTGAACGCCATGTTCGTACACGGCTGTATTTCACCAGCGAGAGTCATGTCCACTCCCTGTTGTCCACCCTTCGTTATGGTGCCTTATGTGAT GAATCAAAAGATGAACAATGGAAACGAGCTATGGATTATTTAAATGTTGTCAATGAACTGAATTACATGACACAGATTGTTATCATGCTTTATGAGGATCCAAACAAG GAACTTTCTTCAGAAGAACGTTTTCATGTAGAGCTACACTTTAGTCCAGGAGCCAAAGGCTGTGAGGAAGATAAAAATTTACCAGCTGGATATGGATACAGACCTGCCTCCAGAGAG AATGAAGGCTCAAGGAAAACCTCTCACAGAAATGATAGTGATGAGGAGGCACACGCTCCTAAGAGAGATGAAGCAGATCGGTCAGTAGTGATGTTCAAGCCAATGGTTTCAGACCCAATTCACATACACAGAAAGTCACCCCTTCCAAGATCCAGGAAGATTGGTTCTGTTGAA GTCCTATCAGAAAGCAATAGTAACTTAAGAACACCGAGAACTATTCTGGAACAAAAGCAGAGTGGTCTAG GGTCTCACTGTGCGGGCCTGTTTAGCACCTCAGTGCTCGGGGGTTCTTCAAGTGCACCTAACCTACAGGATTATGCTCGTACTCATCGTAAAAAGCTGACTTCTTCTGGCTTCATAGATG acACCACACGCGGTTCTGCTGTTAAAAGGTTTTCTATCTCATTTGCTCGACACCCAACCAATG ggttTGAACTATATTCCATGGTGCCTTCTATTTGCCCTTTGGAAACGCTACACAACTCCTTGTCTCTGAAGCAGGTGGATGAATTTCTTGCATCTGTTGCTGCTCCATCAAGGGAAAATCCACAGGAGACAT CTTCTCCAACTTACATGATTCCActgtcaggaagaaaaatttctttaaatacatataCCCCTGCAAAAATTCAACCAACACCACTTGAAACTTTGCCTGAAAGGCTAGCAATAGAGAAACCATCCTTAT CTGCCCCTGGGTCTTTCGTTTCTAATGTTAAGCTGTCTCTTGAAGAGGTCTCACTAGATGTAGAATTTAGTGGTGAAACTCTTTCGGAAAAGGATTGA